The following are encoded in a window of Sutcliffiella horikoshii genomic DNA:
- the ntdP gene encoding nucleoside tri-diphosphate phosphatase, which produces MGCPKEGETIQIHSYKHNGHIHRVWDETTVLKGTQNLVIGGNDKTIVTESDGRTWVTREPAICYFHGKHWFNIIGMIREDGVYYYCNISSPFIADDEALKYIDYDLDIKVFPDMTFILLDEDEYEKHRKEMNYPEVIDKILKSNVQTLISWIRQRKGPFAPDFIDLWYERYLTYRG; this is translated from the coding sequence ATGGGTTGTCCCAAAGAAGGTGAAACAATACAAATACATAGCTATAAGCACAACGGTCACATTCATAGAGTGTGGGATGAAACGACTGTGCTTAAGGGGACGCAAAACCTTGTTATTGGTGGAAACGACAAAACCATTGTGACAGAGTCGGACGGTAGAACCTGGGTCACAAGAGAACCAGCAATTTGTTATTTTCATGGAAAGCATTGGTTCAATATCATCGGCATGATCAGAGAAGATGGAGTGTACTATTATTGCAACATCAGTTCACCATTTATAGCGGATGATGAAGCGTTGAAATACATAGATTATGACTTGGATATAAAAGTGTTCCCGGACATGACGTTTATTTTGCTAGATGAAGATGAGTACGAGAAACATCGTAAAGAGATGAACTATCCAGAAGTAATTGATAAAATCTTAAAGAGTAATGTTCAAACGTTAATCTCCTGGATCAGGCAGCGAAAAGGTCCGTTTGCTCCCGATTTCATA